One genomic region from Halococcus qingdaonensis encodes:
- a CDS encoding type II toxin-antitoxin system death-on-curing family toxin — MADLVYPTVEDVLAIHEAVVASDRETEAGVRSPETVESALIYVSEGYFGEAPDTIHETAAHLMRLLAAEHPFVDGNKRTALNTADIIYEINGYEFDHGDDVRAILKRFATDERNVDMSGVIAYCREHAHGAEE; from the coding sequence ATGGCCGACCTCGTCTATCCGACGGTCGAAGACGTCCTCGCCATCCACGAGGCGGTCGTCGCGAGCGATCGCGAAACCGAAGCCGGCGTGCGCTCGCCCGAAACCGTCGAATCCGCACTGATCTACGTCTCGGAAGGCTATTTCGGCGAAGCACCTGACACGATCCACGAAACGGCGGCACATCTCATGCGACTACTCGCCGCCGAACACCCGTTCGTGGACGGAAACAAGCGTACCGCGTTGAACACGGCTGACATCATCTACGAAATAAATGGCTACGAATTCGACCACGGCGACGACGTTCGTGCCATCCTCAAGCGTTTTGCGACGGACGAACGAAACGTCGATATGAGTGGTGTCATCGCGTATTGCCGCGAGCATGCTCATGGAGCCGAAGAGTAA
- a CDS encoding histidine kinase, protein MSQETRTDTMAATGTRLVDWQAGVVGGLAGGVAMGVLITTMMPPVIEMAIPALYGLQGGLAGWIVHMAHSAILGVVFAAIAATTGIGNGIGRSAVAGLVYGVVLWAVLAALVMPIWLQTLGFAGAPPLPNFALPGSLPAHAVYGVLVGAIVPLLGN, encoded by the coding sequence ATGAGCCAAGAAACTCGCACCGACACGATGGCGGCGACCGGCACGCGACTAGTCGACTGGCAGGCGGGCGTCGTCGGCGGTCTGGCGGGCGGCGTTGCGATGGGCGTACTGATAACCACGATGATGCCGCCGGTCATCGAGATGGCGATTCCGGCGCTCTATGGCCTTCAAGGCGGGCTCGCCGGCTGGATCGTCCACATGGCCCACAGCGCGATCCTCGGCGTGGTGTTCGCCGCGATCGCGGCCACCACAGGTATCGGGAACGGTATCGGCCGATCGGCGGTCGCCGGCCTCGTGTATGGGGTCGTCCTCTGGGCGGTGCTCGCGGCGCTCGTGATGCCGATCTGGCTGCAGACCCTCGGTTTCGCCGGCGCGCCGCCGCTCCCGAATTTCGCGCTCCCCGGAAGTCTCCCGGCACACGCCGTCTACGGCGTGCTCGTCGGCGCGATCGTCCCGCTGCTCGGGAACTAG
- a CDS encoding DUF7513 family protein: MSRLSAFTEGLQFRTSKPSFDPGTEFRAFVTGYENGTALVRLGDSVLRIPDAPPNLLDTQVPVRVESFDDNDHTGQASLLDGFDDEGN, from the coding sequence ATGAGCCGTCTCAGCGCGTTCACCGAAGGGCTCCAGTTCCGGACGAGCAAGCCGAGTTTCGATCCCGGCACGGAGTTCCGGGCGTTCGTCACCGGCTACGAAAACGGAACCGCGCTCGTCCGCCTCGGCGACAGCGTGCTCCGGATCCCGGACGCCCCGCCGAACCTGCTCGACACGCAGGTGCCCGTCCGCGTCGAATCGTTCGACGACAACGATCACACGGGACAGGCGTCGCTGCTCGACGGCTTCGACGACGAAGGGAACTGA
- the thrC gene encoding threonine synthase → MPDLSLAAATPDCADGGVWLACIECGEQLAPFDEPTYRCPDCGGLLEARYEQYPTFEAFSGRGVWHYDAALPFDRGVSLPEGDTPLHEVPRLEADLGVRSLRVKHEGMNPTGSFKDRGMTVGVRVAEELGVSRLACASTGNTSAALAAYGGRANLETLVLLPAGKVAAGKVAQAALHGARILEVDGNFDACLDIVSELADRGEAYLLNSLNPFRLEGQKTIGFEILETFRDEYGRFPDRIVLPVGNAGNTAALYKAFRELVRAGALAEDEVPMLTGVQAEGAAPMVEAIEEGYADTERWEEVETRATAIRIGNPVNAPKALPGIRATGGTAVAVADDAITDAQRALAEEGVGVEPASAASVAGLRKLREEGVVDESEDVVCLTTGHLLKDPDAAAAAGAEPEPVANNTEAILDHLSG, encoded by the coding sequence ATGCCCGATCTCAGTCTCGCTGCAGCCACCCCCGACTGCGCCGACGGCGGCGTCTGGCTCGCCTGTATCGAGTGTGGCGAACAACTCGCCCCGTTCGACGAACCGACCTACCGCTGTCCCGACTGCGGCGGGCTGCTCGAAGCGCGCTACGAGCAGTATCCGACGTTCGAGGCGTTCTCGGGTCGTGGCGTCTGGCACTACGACGCGGCGCTACCCTTCGATCGGGGCGTCTCGCTGCCCGAAGGCGACACGCCGCTGCACGAGGTCCCCCGACTCGAAGCCGATCTCGGAGTACGGAGCCTGCGCGTCAAACACGAGGGGATGAACCCGACGGGCAGTTTCAAGGATCGAGGGATGACCGTTGGGGTCCGCGTCGCCGAGGAGCTCGGCGTCTCGCGACTGGCCTGTGCCTCGACGGGCAACACGAGCGCCGCACTCGCGGCCTACGGCGGACGCGCCAACCTAGAGACGCTCGTCTTGCTCCCCGCCGGTAAGGTCGCCGCCGGCAAAGTGGCCCAGGCCGCCCTCCACGGCGCGCGCATTCTGGAGGTCGACGGCAACTTCGACGCCTGCCTCGACATCGTGAGCGAGCTCGCCGACCGCGGCGAGGCCTACCTGCTCAACTCGCTCAACCCCTTCCGGCTTGAGGGTCAGAAGACGATCGGCTTCGAGATCCTCGAAACGTTTCGCGACGAGTACGGACGGTTTCCGGACCGCATCGTCCTTCCTGTGGGTAACGCCGGCAACACGGCCGCCCTCTACAAGGCGTTCCGCGAGCTCGTCCGGGCGGGCGCGCTCGCCGAGGACGAGGTGCCGATGCTGACCGGGGTTCAAGCCGAAGGGGCCGCACCGATGGTCGAGGCCATCGAGGAGGGGTACGCGGACACCGAGCGCTGGGAAGAGGTCGAGACGCGCGCGACGGCCATCCGGATCGGCAACCCGGTCAACGCGCCGAAGGCCCTCCCCGGCATCCGCGCGACCGGCGGCACCGCGGTCGCGGTCGCCGACGACGCAATCACCGACGCCCAGCGCGCGCTCGCCGAGGAGGGTGTCGGCGTGGAACCCGCGAGTGCTGCCAGCGTCGCCGGCCTGCGCAAACTCCGTGAGGAGGGCGTCGTCGACGAGAGCGAGGACGTGGTCTGTCTGACGACCGGCCATCTGCTGAAGGACCCCGACGCGGCCGCCGCCGCGGGGGCCGAGCCGGAGCCGGTGGCGAACAATACCGAGGCGATCCTGGATCACCTGAGCGGCTAG
- the argF gene encoding ornithine carbamoyltransferase: MTRHFTDIDDLSADELTTVLDTASELKAQVNHGEREPLLERQTLGMVFEKPSARTRISFETGMTQLGGHAIFLGPEDIGLGEREPLKDTARTLSGFVDCAMVRLFEHDDLEELAAHATVPIVNGLTDNAHPCQTLADLLTIRETIGFDSRVTWVGDGNNVAQSFVLGCALAGIDLTVATPEGYGIDDDVLERAAELGARPTTADDPERAVADADAVYTDVWVSMGETGGAEKRIAFQESGFQLSEQLLAGTDARVLHCLPAHRGEEITDAVIESERSLVWRQAENRLHAQKGLLSFLLDAH, encoded by the coding sequence ATGACCCGCCACTTCACCGATATCGACGACCTCTCGGCCGACGAGCTGACGACGGTGCTCGATACGGCGAGTGAACTCAAAGCACAGGTCAATCACGGCGAGCGCGAGCCGCTGCTCGAACGACAGACGTTGGGAATGGTCTTCGAGAAGCCGAGCGCGCGGACGCGCATCTCCTTCGAGACTGGGATGACCCAACTCGGCGGCCACGCCATCTTCCTCGGCCCGGAGGACATCGGACTCGGCGAGCGCGAGCCCCTGAAGGACACCGCGCGCACGCTCTCGGGCTTCGTCGACTGCGCGATGGTGCGGCTGTTCGAACACGACGATCTCGAAGAGCTCGCCGCCCACGCCACGGTTCCGATCGTCAACGGTCTGACCGACAATGCCCACCCCTGTCAGACGCTCGCCGACCTGCTCACGATCCGCGAGACGATCGGCTTCGACTCGCGGGTGACCTGGGTCGGCGACGGCAACAACGTCGCCCAATCGTTCGTGCTTGGCTGTGCGCTCGCCGGCATCGATCTCACCGTGGCGACGCCCGAGGGGTACGGGATCGACGATGATGTACTGGAGCGAGCGGCCGAACTCGGCGCGCGGCCGACGACGGCCGACGATCCCGAGCGGGCGGTCGCCGATGCCGACGCGGTCTACACCGACGTCTGGGTGAGCATGGGCGAGACGGGTGGTGCGGAGAAGCGCATCGCCTTCCAGGAGAGCGGCTTCCAGCTGAGCGAGCAGCTGCTTGCAGGGACCGACGCGCGCGTGCTGCACTGCCTGCCAGCCCACCGTGGCGAGGAGATCACTGACGCGGTGATCGAGAGCGAGCGCTCGCTCGTCTGGCGGCAGGCCGAAAACCGCCTGCACGCCCAGAAGGGACTGCTAAGCTTCTTGCTTGACGCGCACTAG
- a CDS encoding helix-turn-helix domain-containing protein, whose translation MVETDPDPQRFRDLMLDSEPGFAEVMICVFGIQRHETRTYRTLCDRPKSTVAELAEELDRDRSNVNRSLSTLREKGLAERGRRLLDGGGHVYQYTATPLPEAKELMHDTLDEWTAYVHSRIDEFGDEALE comes from the coding sequence ATGGTCGAGACCGATCCTGATCCGCAGCGGTTTCGCGATCTGATGCTCGATTCCGAGCCGGGTTTCGCGGAGGTGATGATCTGTGTATTCGGCATCCAGCGCCACGAAACCCGGACCTACCGGACGCTGTGCGACCGGCCGAAGAGCACGGTCGCGGAGCTCGCGGAGGAGCTGGATCGTGACCGCTCGAACGTCAATCGCTCGCTGTCGACGCTGCGCGAGAAGGGCCTCGCCGAACGCGGTCGCCGACTGCTCGACGGCGGCGGCCACGTCTATCAGTACACCGCGACGCCGCTGCCCGAGGCGAAGGAGCTGATGCACGACACGCTCGACGAGTGGACCGCCTACGTCCACTCGCGTATCGACGAGTTCGGCGACGAAGCGCTCGAATGA
- a CDS encoding S1C family serine protease → MSQRTTRRRYLGAIGATLATSLAGCSGVLGGENTTNGSSTTTGTPSGNGTNASRSSPSPYTQVYRDTIDSVVLISVTSRSGRGGQGSGFVFRGNHVVTNAHVVSDASDVQVRFSKGQWRSASVVGTDPSSDLAVVEVRNRPQYAEPLSLVESEPAIGTEAVAIGNPFGLEGSVTSGLVSGVDRLIPAPNGYRIPDAIQTGAPVNPGNSGGPLVDLDGRVIGVISSGGGENLAFAISAALVERVVPSLIENGEYEHAYMGVGLQTVTPDLADRVGLDRPRGVAVTQVSQDGPSDGTLRQGDVIVGLGGEKIAGRQQLSSYLALQASPGDTVDVTVLRNGERRTLSLTLGSRPEQPGAFDRTPESG, encoded by the coding sequence ATGAGCCAGCGGACGACGCGACGGCGGTATCTCGGTGCGATCGGGGCGACGCTTGCCACCTCGCTCGCCGGCTGTTCCGGCGTCCTCGGCGGCGAGAACACGACGAACGGATCGTCGACGACCACTGGGACGCCGTCGGGGAACGGGACGAACGCCAGTCGCTCCTCACCGAGTCCATACACGCAGGTCTACCGCGACACGATCGACTCGGTCGTCCTCATCAGCGTCACCAGCCGATCGGGCCGGGGTGGACAGGGCTCGGGATTCGTCTTCCGCGGCAACCACGTCGTCACGAACGCCCACGTCGTCAGCGATGCGAGCGACGTCCAGGTTCGGTTCTCCAAGGGGCAGTGGCGCTCGGCGTCGGTCGTCGGCACGGACCCGTCGAGCGATCTCGCCGTCGTCGAGGTACGGAACAGGCCACAGTACGCCGAACCGCTCTCGCTGGTCGAATCCGAACCCGCCATCGGCACGGAGGCGGTCGCCATCGGCAACCCGTTCGGGCTGGAAGGCTCGGTCACGTCGGGACTCGTCAGCGGCGTGGACCGACTGATCCCCGCGCCGAACGGCTACCGGATCCCCGATGCGATCCAGACCGGTGCGCCGGTCAACCCGGGCAACTCGGGCGGCCCGCTCGTCGATCTCGACGGGCGGGTCATCGGCGTCATCAGCTCCGGCGGCGGCGAGAACCTCGCCTTTGCCATCTCGGCGGCGCTCGTCGAGCGCGTCGTGCCGTCGCTCATCGAGAACGGCGAGTACGAGCACGCTTACATGGGCGTCGGGCTGCAGACCGTCACCCCTGACCTCGCCGATCGGGTGGGACTCGATCGCCCGCGTGGCGTGGCCGTCACGCAGGTCAGTCAGGACGGCCCGTCGGACGGCACGCTCAGGCAGGGCGACGTCATCGTCGGTCTCGGCGGCGAGAAAATCGCCGGCCGCCAGCAGCTCTCCTCGTATCTCGCGCTTCAGGCATCGCCGGGCGATACGGTCGACGTCACGGTGTTGCGCAACGGCGAGCGCCGGACGCTCTCGCTCACGCTCGGCAGCCGACCGGAACAGCCCGGTGCGTTCGATCGCACGCCCGAATCGGGCTAG